A single region of the Pseudomonas mandelii genome encodes:
- a CDS encoding extracellular solute-binding protein: MISLALSSTASATISESHGYAQFGTLKYPARFTHFDWVNPQAPKGGTLRVMAFGTFDTLNPYTFKGSSPVSTANFLQYGINELNEPLMVGTGQYAPSGDEPTSSYGLIAQSVEYSEDRSWVVFNLRPEARFHDGTPITAYDVAFSYRLLLKEGHPQYRTSLQEVLRVDILNPQRIRFVFKRAGNPLQILRLGELPVLPQHYWKDRDFKATTFEPPLGSGPYRITSVTPGRQIIFERVKDYWGKDLPVNRGKYNVDRMEVEFYRDSDVAFEAFKAGEFDIYIEHQAKNWENGYNFPAVRRGDVIKAQIPHQIPTQTQGLFMNSRRPVFSETKVREAMGLMFDFEWTNRTLFSGAYKRAMSYYPNSEFSATGLPVGHEWLLLKPYREQLPAKLLTEPFSLPKTDGRGIPRETMRKALALLAEAGWKLNGQRIENAKGQPLKLEILLVNPNLERILQPYVENLANIGIDARLRTVDRAQYKQRLDQFDFDMILMTLNQTLSPGLEQWQYFHSGQVGVKGSKNYAGIANPVVDHLLEQLLAAQTRDEQVAAGKALDRVLLWQHYMIPNWYLNYHRLAYRNRFAFVTTPPYTLGLSAWWLKSSEKDR; this comes from the coding sequence CTGATCAGCCTGGCCTTGAGCTCCACCGCAAGCGCGACGATCAGCGAAAGCCATGGTTATGCGCAGTTCGGCACGCTCAAGTACCCGGCCAGATTTACCCACTTCGACTGGGTCAACCCGCAAGCGCCCAAGGGCGGTACGTTGCGGGTGATGGCGTTTGGCACCTTCGATACGCTCAACCCCTACACATTCAAGGGCTCAAGCCCGGTTTCCACCGCCAATTTCCTGCAATACGGCATCAACGAGCTCAACGAACCGCTGATGGTCGGCACCGGTCAATACGCGCCGTCCGGCGATGAGCCGACCTCCAGTTATGGCCTGATCGCGCAATCGGTGGAGTACAGCGAGGACCGCAGTTGGGTGGTGTTCAACCTGCGCCCCGAAGCGCGCTTTCACGACGGCACGCCGATTACCGCCTACGACGTGGCGTTTTCCTACCGCTTGCTGCTCAAGGAAGGTCACCCGCAGTACCGCACCAGCCTTCAGGAAGTGTTGCGGGTCGACATCCTCAACCCGCAGCGCATTCGATTCGTCTTCAAGCGTGCCGGCAATCCGTTGCAGATCCTGCGCCTGGGCGAATTGCCGGTGCTGCCGCAGCATTACTGGAAAGATCGCGACTTCAAGGCTACAACCTTCGAACCGCCGCTGGGCAGCGGGCCTTATCGCATCACCTCGGTGACGCCAGGACGCCAGATCATTTTCGAGCGGGTCAAGGATTACTGGGGCAAGGACCTTCCGGTCAATCGTGGCAAGTACAACGTCGACCGCATGGAAGTCGAGTTCTACCGCGACAGCGATGTGGCGTTCGAAGCCTTCAAGGCCGGCGAATTCGACATTTACATCGAGCACCAGGCGAAGAACTGGGAAAACGGTTACAACTTCCCGGCCGTCCGCCGTGGAGACGTGATCAAGGCGCAGATCCCGCACCAGATCCCGACCCAGACCCAGGGCCTGTTCATGAACAGCCGGCGCCCGGTCTTCTCCGAGACCAAAGTCCGTGAAGCCATGGGGCTGATGTTCGACTTCGAGTGGACCAACCGCACCCTGTTCAGCGGCGCCTACAAGCGCGCCATGAGTTACTACCCCAACAGCGAATTCTCCGCCACGGGCCTGCCGGTCGGTCATGAATGGCTGTTGCTCAAGCCCTATCGAGAGCAATTGCCCGCCAAGCTCCTCACCGAGCCGTTCAGCCTGCCAAAGACCGACGGACGCGGCATCCCTCGGGAAACCATGCGCAAGGCCCTGGCGCTGCTCGCCGAGGCCGGGTGGAAGCTCAATGGACAACGGATCGAGAACGCCAAAGGCCAACCGCTCAAGCTCGAGATCCTGCTGGTCAACCCGAACCTGGAGCGCATCCTTCAGCCTTACGTCGAGAACCTCGCCAACATTGGCATCGATGCGCGGCTGCGCACAGTGGATCGCGCGCAGTACAAACAACGCCTCGATCAGTTCGATTTCGACATGATCCTGATGACGCTCAACCAGACCCTCAGCCCGGGCCTGGAGCAATGGCAGTATTTCCATTCCGGCCAGGTCGGGGTCAAGGGCAGTAAAAACTACGCCGGCATCGCCAACCCGGTGGTCGATCACCTGCTCGAACAATTGCTCGCCGCGCAAACCCGCGACGAACAAGTGGCCGCCGGCAAAGCCCTGGACCGGGTCTTGTTGTGGCAGCACTACATGATTCCCAACTGGTACCTCAATTATCACCGCCTGGCCTACCGCAACCGGTTCGCCTTCGTCACCACGCCGCCCTATACCCTGGGCCTCTCCGCGTGGTGGCTGAAATCTTCGGAGAAAGATCGATGA
- a CDS encoding transglycosylase SLT domain-containing protein: MSSSIRKAINSDALTRLAQAIAVAVSATLAGCSSHVPQTEATHTPNIAARAKQKPIWLSEKPTPQIPQDVWERMRQGFQLQDNLGVNPRIEQQRLWFASNPSFLENAGERGSLYIHYIVERLEERNMPLELALLPVIESAYNPMAYSRANAVGLWQFIPSTGRYFNLRQTRFYDGRRDITASTTAAMDYLTRLHDMFNGDWLLALAAYNAGEGTVSRAIERNEKLGLPTDYWNLPLPAETQAYVPKLLALSQVVLAPEAYGVNLNPIANEPYFQVVEINQRMDLSKVAAVANIDEDELFQLNPAFKQRTTIDGPQHLLVPTSKAQLLTASLSTMRPEELISKKSLKPVFEGADESEVASLKRAYRVKRGDNLAAIAKANKVAVKDLQRWNKMTGKNLKVGQTLVMQDTAKRSGGRVNTVVAANSKTNSKADKQKPQTQYKVKQGDSLYMVAKRFNVEMQHLKRWNPRVGQALKPGQMLTVSSPR, from the coding sequence ATGTCGTCATCTATTCGTAAAGCCATCAATTCAGACGCATTGACCCGCTTGGCTCAAGCCATAGCGGTGGCTGTGTCCGCCACTCTGGCGGGCTGTTCCAGCCATGTGCCGCAGACCGAAGCGACACACACTCCGAACATCGCCGCTCGCGCCAAGCAGAAACCTATCTGGCTCAGCGAAAAGCCGACTCCGCAAATTCCACAGGATGTCTGGGAGCGCATGCGCCAGGGCTTCCAGTTGCAGGACAACCTGGGCGTCAACCCGCGCATCGAGCAACAGCGCCTGTGGTTCGCCAGCAACCCGTCCTTCCTTGAAAACGCCGGTGAACGCGGCAGCCTCTACATTCACTACATCGTCGAACGCCTTGAAGAACGCAACATGCCGCTGGAACTGGCGCTGCTGCCAGTGATTGAAAGCGCCTACAACCCGATGGCCTACTCCCGGGCCAATGCGGTGGGCCTTTGGCAATTCATTCCTTCCACCGGCCGTTACTTCAACCTGCGTCAGACCCGCTTCTATGATGGTCGTCGCGACATCACCGCCTCGACCACTGCGGCCATGGATTACCTGACCCGCCTGCACGACATGTTCAACGGTGACTGGTTGCTGGCTCTGGCGGCCTACAACGCCGGTGAAGGTACGGTCAGCCGTGCCATCGAGCGCAACGAGAAGCTGGGCCTGCCGACCGATTACTGGAACCTGCCGCTGCCAGCCGAAACCCAGGCTTACGTGCCCAAGCTGCTGGCCTTGTCCCAGGTTGTGCTGGCACCCGAAGCCTACGGCGTGAACCTCAACCCGATCGCCAACGAACCTTATTTCCAGGTCGTCGAAATCAACCAGCGCATGGACCTGTCCAAGGTTGCCGCGGTGGCCAACATCGACGAAGACGAGTTGTTCCAGCTCAACCCGGCCTTCAAACAGCGCACCACCATCGACGGCCCCCAGCATTTGCTCGTGCCAACGTCCAAGGCGCAGTTGCTGACCGCCAGCCTCTCGACCATGCGTCCTGAAGAGTTGATCAGCAAGAAGTCGCTCAAGCCGGTCTTCGAAGGCGCCGATGAATCCGAAGTCGCCAGCCTGAAACGTGCCTACCGCGTCAAACGCGGCGACAACCTGGCCGCCATCGCCAAGGCGAACAAGGTCGCCGTCAAGGACCTGCAGCGCTGGAACAAGATGACCGGCAAGAACCTCAAGGTCGGCCAGACCCTGGTGATGCAGGACACTGCCAAACGTAGCGGCGGTCGCGTCAACACCGTTGTGGCGGCGAACAGCAAGACCAACAGCAAAGCCGACAAACAGAAGCCGCAGACCCAATACAAGGTCAAGCAAGGCGATTCGCTATACATGGTCGCCAAACGCTTCAACGTTGAAATGCAGCACCTCAAGCGCTGGAATCCGCGTGTTGGCCAGGCGCTCAAGCCTGGGCAGATGTTGACGGTGTCTTCGCCGCGCTAA